One part of the Mytilus trossulus isolate FHL-02 chromosome 11, PNRI_Mtr1.1.1.hap1, whole genome shotgun sequence genome encodes these proteins:
- the LOC134691426 gene encoding ATP-dependent helicase wrn-1-like: MVCQEAAKESDPNAVIQRVSQYHSACTDQMKKIIVDDMADVNGNISLLFATEAYGMGADAPNIRRIIHYGPPTSVETYMQEIGRAGRDGLQSEAVLYFNNNDLGGNTPVRDEVKQFCRLKSCRRQFLCKHFDWECVALLIKHNCCDICKVDCNCIECLSNSAFDDLDVAEEDKEGIPSQLQTLLAAYFQLENDLVDMPKSEIFTGLSSELVPEIVKNCLSYKSAEEICRKFPFLKFEYACNIFKIILNVKSECPEV; this comes from the exons ATGGTATGCCAAGAAGCAGCAAAAGAAAGTGATCCAAATGCTGTGATTCAGAGAGTTTCACAGTATCATTCAGCATGTACAGATCAG atgaaaaAGATAATTGTTGATGATATGGCTGATGTGAATGGGAATATATCACTACTGTTTGCAACTGAAGCATATGGGATGGGTGCAGATGCGCCAAATATAAGAAGAATCATACATTATGGACCACCTACTTCTGTAGAAA cTTATATGCAAGAGATTGGCCGTGCTGGCAGAGATGGTCTTCAAAGTGAAGCTGTATTGTACTTTAACAACAATGACCTAGGTGGTAACACCCCAGTTAGAGATGAAGTCAAACAATTTTGTAGACTTAAATCATGCAGAAGGCAATTTCTCTGTAAACATTTTGACTGGGAATGTGTGGCTTTGTTGATAAAACACAACTGTTGTGACATTTGTAAGGTGGACTGTAATTGTATTGAGTGCTTATCAAATTCAGCATTTGATGACCTTGATGTTGCTGAAGAAGATAAAGAAGGTATTCCGTCACAGCTTCAAACTCTATTAGCAGCATATTTTCAACTGGAAAATGATTTAGTTGACATGCCAAAATCAGAAATTTTTACAGGTCTGTCTTCTGAGCTTGTTCCAGAGATAgttaaaaattgtttatcttaTAAATCTGCTGAGGAGATATGTAGAAAATTTCCTTTCTTGAAATTTGAATATGCTtgtaatatattcaaaattatattgaatGTCAAATCTGAATGTCCTGAGGTTTAA